One segment of Bradyrhizobium sp. WD16 DNA contains the following:
- a CDS encoding ATP-binding cassette domain-containing protein, with amino-acid sequence MTQRWPIALFALVMAALPLIPGMPPFWIVLLDNIGLAALVAMGLVLLTGVGGLTSFGQAAFCGFGAYTTAVLTTAYGLSPWLTLPASLLVSGLAAVLLGLITVRLSGHYLPLGTIAWGLSLYYLFSKLEFLGRNDGISSIPPLAVGPWQMISEGRIYYAIWAGVIISGILTLNLLDSRTGRAIRALRRGHIAAESFGVQTARAKLLVFIYAAVLAGLSGWLYAHFLRTVNPTPFGAQSGMEYLFIAVVGGAGYVWGAVLGAGIVVVLKEILQSYLPFIFSEGQPEIVVFGVLLVVLLQVAPSGVWPRLAAFWPFDRPQRKPAAAPALPPRSRSAAGAATLLTVDGARKQFGGVTAVNNVSFEVATQQIVALIGPNGAGKSTTFNLITGVLSATAGNIALLGQQIAGATPQDIVRRGVARTFQHVKLVPDMTVLENVAIGTHLRGHAGAIASMLRLDRADEAKLLAEAARQIERVGLGAQMHHLAGSLALGQQRIVEIARALCADPILLLLDEPAAGLRHKEKQQLAALLRQLRGEGMSVLLVEHDMGFVMNLADRIVVLDFGTKIAEGLPAEIKSDPEVIRAYLGGVA; translated from the coding sequence ATGACCCAACGTTGGCCGATTGCCCTGTTCGCGCTGGTGATGGCGGCGCTGCCGCTGATCCCCGGCATGCCGCCGTTCTGGATCGTTCTGCTCGACAATATCGGTCTCGCCGCCCTGGTGGCGATGGGACTGGTGCTGCTGACCGGCGTCGGCGGCCTCACCTCATTCGGCCAAGCCGCCTTCTGCGGCTTCGGCGCCTACACCACTGCGGTGCTGACCACGGCCTATGGCCTGTCGCCCTGGCTGACGCTGCCGGCCTCGCTGCTGGTCAGCGGCCTCGCCGCCGTGCTGCTCGGCCTGATCACCGTGCGGCTGTCGGGCCATTACCTGCCGCTCGGCACCATCGCCTGGGGCCTCAGCCTCTATTATCTCTTCAGCAAGCTCGAATTCCTCGGTCGCAACGACGGCATCTCGAGCATTCCGCCGCTCGCCGTCGGACCATGGCAGATGATCAGCGAAGGGCGGATCTATTACGCGATCTGGGCGGGTGTCATCATCTCCGGCATTCTCACGCTCAATCTCCTCGACTCCCGCACCGGCCGCGCCATCCGGGCGCTGCGCCGCGGCCATATCGCCGCCGAGTCCTTCGGCGTGCAGACCGCCCGCGCCAAGCTCCTGGTCTTCATCTATGCCGCGGTGCTCGCCGGCCTGTCCGGCTGGCTCTATGCCCACTTCCTGCGGACGGTGAATCCGACGCCGTTCGGCGCCCAGTCCGGCATGGAATATCTCTTCATCGCCGTGGTCGGCGGCGCCGGCTATGTCTGGGGCGCGGTGCTCGGCGCCGGCATCGTCGTGGTGCTGAAGGAAATCCTGCAGAGCTACCTGCCCTTCATCTTCAGCGAGGGCCAGCCCGAGATCGTCGTTTTCGGCGTTCTGCTCGTGGTGCTGCTGCAGGTCGCTCCGAGCGGCGTATGGCCGCGCCTCGCGGCGTTCTGGCCGTTCGATCGGCCCCAGCGCAAGCCCGCGGCGGCGCCCGCGCTGCCGCCGCGCTCGCGCTCCGCGGCCGGCGCCGCGACGCTGCTCACGGTCGATGGCGCCCGCAAGCAGTTCGGTGGCGTCACCGCCGTCAACAACGTGTCATTCGAAGTCGCCACGCAGCAGATCGTCGCGCTGATCGGCCCCAACGGCGCCGGCAAGAGCACGACCTTCAACCTGATCACCGGCGTGCTGAGCGCCACCGCCGGCAACATCGCCCTGCTTGGCCAGCAGATCGCCGGCGCGACGCCCCAGGACATCGTCCGTCGCGGCGTTGCCCGCACCTTCCAGCACGTCAAGCTGGTGCCGGACATGACCGTGCTCGAGAACGTCGCGATCGGCACCCATCTGCGCGGCCATGCCGGCGCGATCGCCAGCATGTTGCGGCTCGATCGCGCCGACGAGGCCAAGCTGCTCGCCGAAGCGGCGCGGCAGATCGAGCGGGTCGGCCTCGGAGCCCAGATGCATCATCTCGCCGGCAGCCTCGCGCTCGGTCAGCAGCGCATCGTCGAGATCGCCCGGGCGCTCTGCGCCGATCCGATCCTGCTGCTGCTCGACGAACCCGCCGCCGGCCTGCGCCACAAGGAAAAGCAGCAGCTCGCCGCGCTGCTGCGCCAGCTTCGCGGCGAGGGCATGTCGGTGCTGCTGGTCGAACACGACATGGGTTTCGTCATGAATCTCGCCGACCGCATCGTGGTGCTCGATTTCGGCACCAAGATCGCCGAGGGCCTGCCCGCGGAGATCAAGAGCGATCCCGAGGTGATCCGGGCCTATCTCGGAGGTGTGGCATGA
- a CDS encoding ABC transporter ATP-binding protein has translation MSDKLLSVDDVSVSYGKVEAVRSVSLDVGAGEIVTIVGANGAGKTTLLNAVMGVLPLKGRVSFDGRDLGGFDIEDRVSAGLSLVPEHRELFATMTVEENLQLGAFRVGSAGAGAAAERVYGLFPRLKERRPQLAGTLSGGEQQMLAMGRALMGQPKLLMLDEPSLGLAPRIVADIFTIIGDLRKAGVAVLLVEQNAQAALRIADRAYVMELGEFVLDGAAGAIAEDPRVVASYLGFQHEGVEA, from the coding sequence ATGAGCGACAAGCTGCTTTCGGTCGATGACGTTTCCGTCTCCTACGGCAAGGTCGAGGCGGTCCGCTCGGTTTCGCTCGACGTCGGCGCCGGCGAGATCGTCACCATCGTCGGCGCCAATGGCGCCGGCAAGACCACGCTGCTCAACGCCGTGATGGGCGTGCTGCCGCTCAAGGGCCGCGTCAGCTTCGATGGCCGCGACCTCGGCGGTTTCGATATCGAGGACCGCGTCAGCGCCGGCCTGTCGCTGGTGCCGGAGCATCGCGAATTGTTCGCCACCATGACGGTTGAGGAGAATCTCCAGCTCGGCGCCTTCCGCGTCGGCTCAGCCGGCGCCGGCGCGGCCGCCGAGCGGGTCTATGGGTTGTTTCCGCGGCTCAAGGAGCGGCGGCCGCAGCTCGCCGGCACACTCTCGGGCGGCGAGCAGCAGATGCTGGCCATGGGGCGCGCCCTGATGGGCCAGCCCAAGCTGCTGATGCTGGACGAACCGAGCCTCGGTCTCGCACCGCGCATCGTCGCCGACATCTTCACCATCATCGGCGACCTGCGCAAAGCCGGGGTCGCGGTGCTGCTGGTCGAGCAGAACGCCCAGGCGGCGCTGCGCATCGCCGACCGCGCCTATGTCATGGAGCTCGGCGAATTCGTGCTCGACGGCGCCGCCGGCGCCATCGCCGAGGATCCCCGCGTGGTGGCGAGCTATCTCGGCTTCCAGCACGAAGGCGTGGAGGCCTGA
- a CDS encoding DUF2975 domain-containing protein, producing the protein MAVRDVYLVFDTEALLLALALPDRSLLTADQGAIIMAWALSSIPTCILMAGLWFARRLFVRYAQGETFDPDVPERLGALGLLAMVGAAAGVVVRSLASLVLSLGTPAGEPHLAIGIASHEIAALIIGLLLAAFALVTHDALRLEEGSTVVL; encoded by the coding sequence ATGGCGGTCCGCGACGTCTACCTCGTCTTTGATACCGAGGCGCTTCTGCTGGCGCTCGCCCTGCCCGACCGATCGCTGCTCACCGCCGACCAGGGCGCGATCATCATGGCCTGGGCGCTTAGCTCGATTCCCACTTGCATCTTGATGGCCGGCCTTTGGTTCGCACGCAGGCTGTTCGTACGTTACGCGCAGGGCGAGACATTCGATCCGGATGTGCCCGAGCGGCTCGGAGCGCTGGGCCTGCTCGCGATGGTCGGTGCCGCCGCAGGTGTCGTCGTTCGAAGCCTTGCCAGCCTCGTGCTCAGCCTCGGGACGCCGGCCGGGGAGCCGCATCTGGCGATCGGCATCGCTTCCCACGAGATCGCTGCGCTGATCATCGGACTGCTGCTCGCCGCCTTCGCCCTGGTGACGCACGATGCGCTGCGACTCGAAGAGGGCAGCACGGTCGTCCTCTGA
- a CDS encoding outer membrane protein, giving the protein MPYIEFRTHPFRLRRFALTALATIAVAGSAAAAEPIAPMHYAPAAGLPSAGFDWTGGYGGLHGGYLLNGANSAAGRGSFLGGAQVGYNYQVGGSAASAVFGVELDGSYLSRPSSRPGDAATAVGAQWLGAAKLRYGVALGRWLPFATAGLAVRHIDRPTGSSSGHVLQLGGLFGAGVEYALSDRVSIMAEYDYLLLGKMPEGDRLQPLANRNLSGHLLKAGVNFHFPAQE; this is encoded by the coding sequence ATGCCCTACATCGAGTTCAGAACACATCCGTTCCGTCTGCGCCGCTTCGCGCTCACTGCCTTGGCCACGATCGCAGTCGCCGGCAGCGCGGCGGCGGCGGAGCCGATCGCGCCGATGCACTACGCGCCTGCAGCTGGGCTGCCGAGTGCCGGGTTCGACTGGACCGGCGGCTACGGCGGCTTACACGGCGGCTACCTGTTGAACGGCGCCAACAGCGCCGCGGGGCGCGGCAGTTTCCTCGGCGGCGCCCAGGTGGGCTACAACTATCAGGTCGGCGGCAGCGCGGCCTCGGCGGTGTTCGGGGTCGAGCTGGACGGCAGCTATCTCTCGCGTCCCTCGTCGCGACCCGGCGATGCCGCCACCGCCGTCGGCGCGCAATGGCTCGGCGCCGCCAAGCTGCGCTACGGCGTTGCTCTCGGCCGCTGGCTGCCCTTCGCCACCGCCGGACTGGCCGTCAGGCATATCGACCGGCCCACCGGTTCGTCCAGTGGCCACGTCCTGCAATTGGGTGGGTTGTTCGGCGCCGGCGTCGAATATGCATTGAGCGACCGGGTCTCGATCATGGCGGAATACGATTACCTGCTCCTTGGCAAGATGCCCGAAGGCGATCGCCTGCAGCCCCTCGCCAACCGCAATCTGTCCGGCCATCTGCTGAAAGCGGGCGTCAATTTCCACTTTCCAGCCCAGGAATGA
- a CDS encoding helix-turn-helix transcriptional regulator encodes MPIIVNLDVMLAKRKMRSRELAARIQLTEANVSLLKSGKVRGIRFETLERICEVLDCQPGDILEYAPDTADGLLHARTPLKNSA; translated from the coding sequence ATGCCGATCATCGTCAATCTCGATGTCATGCTGGCCAAGCGCAAGATGCGGTCGCGCGAACTGGCGGCCCGCATTCAGCTGACCGAAGCCAATGTGTCGCTGCTGAAATCCGGCAAGGTTCGCGGCATCCGTTTCGAGACGCTGGAGCGCATCTGTGAGGTGCTCGATTGTCAGCCGGGCGACATCCTCGAATATGCGCCTGACACGGCGGACGGCTTGCTGCATGCGCGCACGCCGTTGAAAAACTCTGCCTGA
- a CDS encoding DUF2975 domain-containing protein, with product MNVVMLALPAPMPTNTRLRRIGRVVAIGSLLSAAAVLLSIPLVWSSDQLIQRWLAWQGPLGTRPITVRFDTRIGGALISLLGAAPVLYALVELAKLFAAFARGRVFEHDNAGRIGRIGWALIAKTALSPFLQILTTFNLTRSNPPDLRMIGFEFELAQLLTVLAGIALIAFARIMREAVRLSTENSEFV from the coding sequence ATGAACGTCGTCATGCTGGCCCTGCCGGCGCCCATGCCAACCAATACGCGCCTGCGGCGGATCGGTCGCGTCGTGGCGATCGGCTCGCTGCTGTCGGCCGCCGCTGTCCTGCTCAGCATTCCCCTCGTCTGGTCGAGCGATCAATTGATCCAGCGCTGGCTCGCCTGGCAGGGCCCGCTCGGCACGCGTCCGATCACCGTCCGCTTCGATACCCGGATTGGCGGCGCATTGATCAGCTTGCTGGGCGCTGCCCCCGTCCTGTACGCGCTGGTCGAGCTGGCGAAATTGTTTGCGGCCTTCGCGCGCGGCCGCGTATTCGAGCACGACAATGCCGGGCGCATCGGCCGCATCGGCTGGGCGCTGATCGCCAAGACCGCGCTATCGCCGTTTCTCCAGATCCTCACGACCTTCAACCTGACGCGCAGCAATCCGCCGGATCTGAGGATGATCGGTTTCGAGTTCGAATTGGCGCAGCTTCTCACCGTGCTTGCCGGCATCGCGCTGATTGCCTTCGCCCGCATCATGCGTGAAGCTGTCCGCCTCTCCACCGAAAACAGCGAATTTGTGTGA
- a CDS encoding DUF2087 domain-containing protein: protein MRAQLAGREAQPSHVELLNILARAAGFRNFQHFRASHEAEGRLQSDRPAPAPIDHTRIERMLRCFDPQSRLVRWPARRSDQDGCLWVLWSGFAAGQSFTERQINASLRERHLFGDHALLRRALIGHGLMTRKPDGSDYRRVEHKPPAEALTLIRALASRRPARTLAIRN, encoded by the coding sequence TTGCGGGCGCAGCTCGCCGGTCGCGAGGCGCAGCCCAGCCATGTTGAGCTGCTCAATATTCTCGCTCGCGCCGCTGGCTTCCGAAACTTCCAACACTTTCGCGCTTCGCACGAGGCGGAAGGCCGCCTGCAATCAGACCGCCCCGCACCCGCACCAATCGACCATACCAGGATCGAGCGGATGCTTCGGTGCTTCGATCCGCAATCGCGCCTGGTCCGCTGGCCGGCACGACGCAGCGATCAGGACGGCTGTCTCTGGGTGCTGTGGTCCGGCTTTGCGGCAGGGCAGAGCTTTACGGAGCGGCAGATCAACGCTTCCTTGAGGGAGCGCCATCTGTTCGGCGATCATGCGCTGCTGCGCCGCGCACTGATCGGCCACGGGCTGATGACACGGAAACCCGACGGCAGCGACTACCGCCGCGTCGAACACAAGCCTCCGGCCGAAGCCCTGACGCTGATCCGGGCTCTTGCCTCCCGTCGGCCAGCCCGAACGCTTGCGATCCGGAACTGA
- a CDS encoding ABC transporter substrate-binding protein, with translation MKKVLFATVAALAVLPALVAPAAAQSNEIVIGITTSTTGPAAALGIPERNALEFVPTEIGGVKLRVIVLDDAGDPTTATTNARRFVTEAKADIIMGSATTPPTIAVSTVANEAGVPHFGLAPMPFTPAREKWSVDMPQPIPIMGKVLYDHMKKHNVKTVGFIGYSDSYGDLWMNDLKAQGGLMGLQIVADERYARPDTSVAGQVLKLVAANPDAVLVGASGTAAALPQIALRERGYKGLIYQTHGAASMDFIRIAGKAAEGVLMASGPVMSPEGQPDSALTKKPGLALNAAYEAKYGPHSRSQFAAHSYDAFEVLKRVIPVALKEAKPGTPEFREAIRKALLGEKELAASQGVYNFTEKDRYGLDDRSRILLTVKDGKYEVVK, from the coding sequence ATGAAGAAAGTGCTATTCGCCACGGTGGCGGCTCTTGCCGTTCTGCCGGCGCTGGTCGCGCCGGCCGCCGCCCAGAGCAACGAGATCGTGATCGGCATCACCACCTCGACCACCGGCCCGGCCGCGGCGCTCGGTATTCCGGAGCGTAATGCGCTCGAATTCGTCCCCACCGAGATCGGCGGCGTCAAGCTGCGCGTCATCGTGCTCGACGACGCCGGCGACCCGACCACCGCCACCACCAATGCCCGCCGCTTCGTCACCGAGGCCAAGGCGGACATCATCATGGGCTCGGCAACGACGCCGCCGACGATCGCCGTCTCCACCGTCGCCAACGAGGCCGGGGTGCCGCATTTCGGGCTTGCGCCGATGCCGTTCACGCCGGCGCGCGAGAAGTGGTCGGTCGATATGCCGCAGCCGATCCCGATCATGGGCAAGGTGCTCTATGACCACATGAAGAAGCACAACGTGAAGACGGTCGGCTTCATCGGCTATTCCGATTCCTACGGCGATCTGTGGATGAACGACCTCAAGGCCCAGGGCGGGCTGATGGGGCTGCAGATCGTCGCCGACGAGCGCTATGCCCGGCCCGACACCTCCGTCGCCGGCCAGGTGCTCAAGCTGGTGGCGGCCAATCCGGACGCGGTCCTGGTCGGCGCCTCCGGCACCGCCGCGGCGCTGCCGCAGATCGCGCTGCGCGAGCGTGGCTACAAGGGCCTGATCTATCAGACCCACGGCGCCGCCAGCATGGATTTCATCCGCATCGCCGGCAAGGCCGCGGAAGGCGTGCTGATGGCCTCGGGCCCGGTGATGTCGCCGGAAGGCCAGCCGGACAGTGCGCTGACCAAGAAGCCGGGCCTCGCCCTCAACGCCGCCTATGAGGCGAAATATGGACCCCATAGCCGCAGCCAGTTCGCCGCCCATTCCTACGACGCTTTCGAGGTGCTCAAGCGCGTCATCCCGGTGGCGCTGAAGGAGGCCAAGCCCGGCACGCCGGAATTCCGCGAGGCGATCCGCAAGGCGCTGCTCGGCGAGAAGGAACTGGCGGCAAGCCAGGGCGTCTACAACTTCACCGAAAAGGATCGCTACGGCCTCGACGACCGTTCGCGCATCCTGCTGACGGTGAAGGACGGTAAATACGAGGTGGTGAAGTAA